Proteins from one Deinococcus sp. AB2017081 genomic window:
- a CDS encoding sensor domain-containing diguanylate cyclase: MTVRPDPSPSRAWIVTSDRLRRINYLAVMLVLPPVFLWNALRLDVPAERLLLVLSAVGPLASLVFLIVSRGRALPSRRMEPVIDVVLLLTVALLAAVHWHSARPELTSGALLSALLFPGYFMRWSVVYRDHPVRRHGLSAAYLLLTVAAVAGAYAHGHRDIDPLTVLLLGGLLLVHLSDFQRVARQVDLEREQRTAAEHTARHDSLTGLPNRRAFEQDGEHLDPTRRHSLIVLDIDHFKVINDTHGHDIGDQVLAALAPRLVAIVQHHGRAYRWGGEEFAVLLPDTPAIQAAEIAETVRRRIEEQPCAGVGITVSLGVGEWQPNLSLRENFVLVDTALGHAKERGRNRVCRVDCGPLPPYLH; this comes from the coding sequence ATGACCGTCCGTCCTGATCCGAGCCCCAGCCGGGCCTGGATCGTGACGTCGGACAGACTGCGGCGCATCAACTATCTGGCCGTCATGCTGGTGCTGCCCCCCGTGTTCCTGTGGAACGCGCTGCGGCTCGACGTGCCCGCCGAACGGCTCCTGCTGGTGCTGTCGGCTGTCGGCCCCCTGGCCAGCCTCGTGTTCCTGATCGTCAGCCGGGGGCGTGCCCTTCCGAGCCGCCGGATGGAACCGGTGATCGACGTGGTGCTGCTGCTCACCGTCGCCCTGCTCGCTGCAGTCCACTGGCACTCCGCCCGCCCGGAACTCACCAGCGGGGCGCTGCTCTCGGCCCTGCTGTTTCCGGGGTATTTCATGCGCTGGAGCGTGGTGTACCGCGACCACCCCGTCCGACGCCACGGCCTGAGCGCGGCTTATCTGCTGCTCACGGTCGCAGCGGTCGCCGGAGCGTATGCCCATGGCCACCGGGACATCGATCCGCTGACCGTCCTGCTCCTGGGGGGGTTGCTGCTCGTGCATCTGTCGGACTTCCAGCGCGTTGCCCGGCAGGTCGATCTGGAACGCGAGCAGCGTACCGCTGCCGAACACACGGCCCGCCACGATTCCCTGACCGGCCTGCCGAACCGCCGCGCCTTCGAGCAAGACGGAGAGCACCTTGATCCCACCCGGCGGCACAGCCTGATCGTGCTGGACATCGACCACTTCAAGGTCATCAACGACACCCACGGCCACGACATCGGTGACCAGGTGCTGGCGGCCCTTGCCCCCCGCCTGGTGGCCATCGTGCAGCACCACGGGCGCGCGTACCGCTGGGGCGGCGAGGAGTTCGCTGTCCTGCTGCCGGACACCCCGGCCATTCAGGCCGCCGAGATCGCGGAGACGGTTCGCCGCCGGATCGAGGAGCAGCCGTGCGCGGGCGTGGGGATCACCGTGAGCCTCGGGGTGGGCGAGTGGCAGCCGAACCTGAGTCTGCGCGAGAACTTCGTGCTGGTCGATACGGCCCTGGGGCACGCCAAGGAACGGGGCCGCAACCGGGTGTGCCGCGTCGACTGCGGCCCGCTGCCGCCCTACCTGCACTGA
- a CDS encoding glycerophosphodiester phosphodiesterase, producing the protein MPLLRRVLAVLPVLVLAACSGQPAQSNPFVTGRTWNIAHQGGELVRPSNTMTAFRHAAALGVDMLDMDMHMTRDGVLVLSHDTTLDRLTDTRGTIAEMTLAQVLAADAGYAFSPDGRETFPYRGQGVRVAQLSEVLAAFPASPMTIEIKTAQPGVAAPFCTALRTARVTGRVIVASFSDAAMRDFRAACPEVTTSMTESELRPLVLLSKVGLAGLAPLPGAAAQVPVRAGGIEVVTPGFIRAMHARGVAVQVWTINDPAEMRRLMALGVDGIFTDRPDVLKEVLAAGAR; encoded by the coding sequence ATGCCCCTGCTGCGCCGTGTACTGGCCGTCCTGCCGGTTCTCGTGTTGGCTGCCTGTTCCGGTCAGCCGGCACAGTCCAACCCCTTCGTCACCGGCCGCACGTGGAACATCGCCCACCAGGGCGGGGAACTCGTGCGGCCCAGCAACACCATGACCGCGTTCCGCCACGCGGCGGCGCTGGGCGTGGACATGCTCGACATGGACATGCACATGACGCGCGACGGCGTGCTGGTGCTGTCGCACGACACCACCCTGGATCGTCTGACGGACACGCGCGGCACGATCGCGGAGATGACGCTGGCGCAGGTGCTCGCCGCCGACGCCGGATACGCCTTCTCGCCGGACGGCCGCGAGACCTTCCCCTACCGGGGCCAGGGCGTGCGCGTGGCCCAGCTGTCCGAGGTGCTGGCCGCCTTCCCCGCCTCGCCCATGACCATCGAGATCAAGACGGCGCAGCCCGGTGTGGCCGCGCCCTTCTGCACGGCCCTGCGGACTGCACGCGTGACCGGGCGCGTCATCGTCGCCAGTTTCAGTGACGCCGCCATGCGGGACTTCCGCGCCGCGTGTCCGGAAGTCACGACCAGCATGACCGAATCCGAGCTGCGCCCGCTGGTGCTCCTGAGCAAGGTCGGGCTGGCCGGCCTGGCCCCGCTGCCGGGCGCCGCCGCGCAGGTGCCGGTGCGGGCGGGCGGGATCGAGGTGGTCACCCCCGGGTTCATCCGGGCCATGCACGCCCGTGGCGTGGCCGTGCAGGTCTGGACGATCAACGACCCCGCCGAGATGCGCCGCCTGATGGCTCTGGGCGTGGACGGCATCTTTACCGACCGGCCGGACGTGCTCAAGGAGGTGCTGGCCGCCGGCGCGAGATAG
- a CDS encoding serine/threonine-protein kinase, protein MPLDVGSRLAGRYDLRALLGEGGSARVFHALDTLIDREVAVKVMHAHVPDSDRSRFLREVRTLARLTHPGIVPVLDLGTEEDTGRPFFTMPLMTGGPVTALGPLEDAPLPLARYLTAAAFASRALHFIHAQGITHRDLTPGNVLLDDAGLPRIMDFGLVALSEHTRHLTRSGVTLGTPAYMAPEQARGVGVGPRSDLYALGAVLYRVACGIPPFVGDSDQSVMFQHVYERVPDPRDLNPAVPDAIARVLLALLAKRPEDRPESGEALAHLWALARRDVWSAHARGQYRGGRARTGEHPDGPARVGSLRELWSVPLPGEVTWPAAVVGEDDLVAVGTRGGQLVLTHASGRPFATFAAKDEVTAPATFHGGHILFGAWDGTLRRVNLHTGAELWRHQARAELTGAPTLWRGRVLASSRDGHLHALDAMTGELAWAYRTSGPVAASPLIWGGAALLCDESGWLHALDAQDGHPLWRVEVGTVHGTPALLPTSNGEATLVVATWEGEVHALALGVDRGRAVLRGPEPNIWTYDLEDEVWASPALTRGDGTHGLAILAGWGGTVRALRLLDGEDVWSHTLEGRVTASPVISAGLVFLASEAGELTALDVRTGAVRWLHRERTGVQATPLAAAGTLYVAFMNGTLRAYGSPALDPGA, encoded by the coding sequence ATGCCACTGGATGTGGGCTCGCGGCTGGCCGGGCGTTATGACCTCCGGGCCCTGCTGGGCGAGGGCGGCAGCGCCCGGGTGTTTCACGCGCTGGACACCCTGATCGACCGCGAGGTCGCCGTGAAGGTCATGCACGCGCATGTCCCGGATTCCGACCGGTCGCGTTTCCTGCGGGAAGTCCGCACCCTGGCCCGCCTGACGCACCCCGGCATCGTGCCGGTGCTGGATCTGGGCACCGAGGAGGACACCGGGCGGCCCTTCTTCACGATGCCCCTCATGACCGGCGGGCCGGTGACCGCCCTGGGGCCGCTGGAGGACGCGCCGCTGCCGCTGGCCCGCTACCTCACGGCGGCGGCCTTCGCGTCGCGTGCCCTGCATTTCATCCACGCCCAGGGCATCACGCACCGCGACCTGACGCCGGGGAACGTGCTGCTCGACGACGCGGGCCTGCCGCGCATCATGGATTTCGGGCTGGTGGCGCTGAGCGAGCACACCCGCCACCTCACCCGCAGCGGCGTGACCCTGGGCACGCCCGCGTACATGGCCCCGGAACAGGCGCGGGGCGTGGGGGTCGGGCCCAGGAGCGACCTGTACGCCCTGGGCGCGGTGCTGTACCGCGTGGCCTGCGGCATCCCGCCCTTCGTGGGCGACAGCGACCAGAGCGTGATGTTCCAGCACGTCTACGAGCGCGTCCCCGATCCGCGCGACCTGAACCCGGCCGTGCCGGACGCGATCGCCCGCGTGCTGCTGGCGCTGCTGGCCAAGCGTCCGGAGGATCGCCCGGAGAGCGGCGAGGCCCTGGCGCACCTGTGGGCGCTGGCGCGGCGGGACGTGTGGAGCGCCCATGCCCGGGGCCAGTACCGGGGTGGCCGGGCCCGGACCGGCGAGCACCCGGACGGCCCGGCCCGCGTGGGTTCCCTGCGTGAGCTGTGGAGCGTGCCCCTGCCCGGCGAGGTCACGTGGCCCGCGGCCGTGGTCGGTGAGGACGATCTGGTCGCCGTGGGCACGCGCGGCGGCCAGCTGGTGCTCACCCACGCGTCGGGCCGGCCCTTTGCCACCTTCGCCGCGAAGGACGAGGTGACAGCGCCCGCCACCTTCCACGGGGGGCACATCCTGTTCGGTGCGTGGGACGGCACCCTGCGGCGCGTGAACCTGCACACCGGCGCGGAGCTGTGGCGCCACCAGGCCCGCGCCGAGCTGACCGGTGCCCCGACCCTGTGGCGCGGCCGGGTGCTGGCCAGCAGCCGCGACGGCCACCTGCACGCCCTGGACGCCATGACCGGTGAACTCGCGTGGGCGTACCGCACGTCCGGCCCGGTCGCGGCGAGCCCCCTGATCTGGGGCGGCGCGGCGCTGCTGTGCGACGAGAGCGGGTGGCTGCACGCCCTGGACGCCCAGGACGGCCATCCCCTGTGGCGCGTGGAGGTCGGCACGGTGCACGGCACGCCCGCCCTGCTGCCCACCTCGAACGGCGAGGCGACCCTGGTCGTGGCCACGTGGGAGGGCGAGGTGCACGCGCTGGCGCTGGGGGTGGATCGGGGCCGGGCGGTGCTGCGCGGCCCGGAGCCGAACATCTGGACGTACGACCTGGAGGACGAGGTCTGGGCTTCCCCGGCCCTGACCCGTGGGGACGGCACCCACGGGCTGGCGATCCTGGCGGGCTGGGGCGGCACGGTGCGGGCCCTGCGCCTGCTCGACGGCGAGGACGTGTGGTCGCACACCCTGGAGGGTCGCGTGACCGCCAGCCCCGTGATCAGCGCCGGTCTGGTCTTCCTCGCCTCCGAGGCGGGAGAGCTGACCGCGCTGGATGTCCGCACCGGCGCCGTGCGGTGGCTGCACCGGGAGCGCACCGGCGTGCAGGCCACGCCGCTGGCGGCTGCCGGCACCCTGTATGTCGCGTTCATGAACGGCACGCTGCGGGCCTACGGCAGCCCGGCCCTCGACCCCGGAGCGTAG
- a CDS encoding permease prefix domain 1-containing protein → MNREEQFLRGATRGLGRRARLAAQAELRSHLHERVQALRLEGMTEATASAQAMRELGHAGAIRRSLWGAHPPLHLLWWGSLGVGVVLTALYFRDVQVFSSPFPEIGGGYGVTYASGDAVRGLQLDSWQRRLPPQARITDVQGVPALVVGAAAPIPLRGGADDDRPLLVELWDLPGADRFAIKDQNGNYRPAFPWLEQAKRVRGPYLKLARLGVRAYRAGYRVRIDGRSISGRLGLNGVALPGEVGPRFTDWTDHLHMRLVREDVRAALPSAHQRRISLLNFEINPVPGDVNVIRAEPGRAYVLVGRVQEQVLSEGRLETTGEENLLVTRPIVAGPDGILRLPAFTTPYAGRWTSLQLYPDVAAWAAASVASSAVPALLIEAGPEYVQGMPLRVAQNVVVQDRPYEIALVDRTQTPGP, encoded by the coding sequence GTGAACAGGGAAGAGCAGTTTTTGCGCGGCGCCACACGTGGTCTGGGTCGCCGGGCCCGTCTGGCTGCCCAGGCGGAACTGCGCAGCCACCTGCACGAGCGGGTGCAGGCCCTTCGGCTGGAAGGCATGACGGAGGCGACCGCCAGTGCCCAGGCCATGCGCGAACTCGGGCACGCAGGTGCAATCCGCCGCTCACTGTGGGGCGCCCACCCGCCGCTGCACCTGCTGTGGTGGGGATCACTGGGGGTCGGCGTGGTGCTGACCGCCCTGTATTTCCGCGATGTGCAGGTGTTTTCCAGCCCCTTTCCAGAGATTGGCGGGGGCTACGGCGTGACTTATGCGTCCGGAGACGCCGTGCGCGGCCTACAACTGGACAGCTGGCAGCGTCGTCTCCCTCCACAGGCACGCATCACGGACGTCCAGGGAGTGCCGGCACTCGTGGTCGGCGCGGCGGCTCCCATCCCGCTGAGGGGCGGTGCTGACGACGACCGGCCGTTGCTAGTCGAACTCTGGGATCTGCCGGGAGCCGACCGATTTGCAATCAAGGATCAGAACGGCAACTACCGGCCGGCGTTTCCGTGGCTGGAGCAGGCGAAGCGCGTGCGTGGCCCCTACCTGAAGCTTGCCCGGCTTGGCGTGCGGGCGTACCGGGCCGGGTACCGCGTCCGGATCGACGGCCGATCCATCAGCGGCAGACTCGGCCTCAACGGGGTGGCCCTGCCCGGCGAGGTCGGCCCCCGCTTCACGGACTGGACGGATCACCTGCACATGCGTCTGGTGCGGGAGGACGTGAGGGCCGCGCTGCCCAGTGCCCACCAGCGCAGAATCAGCCTCCTCAACTTCGAGATCAATCCTGTTCCCGGCGATGTGAATGTGATCCGCGCCGAACCCGGCCGCGCGTACGTGCTGGTCGGCCGGGTGCAGGAGCAGGTGCTCTCCGAGGGCCGCCTTGAAACAACCGGTGAGGAGAACCTGCTCGTGACACGGCCCATCGTGGCCGGCCCGGACGGCATCCTGCGCCTGCCCGCGTTCACCACTCCGTATGCTGGCCGGTGGACGTCTCTCCAGCTGTATCCAGATGTCGCCGCTTGGGCCGCCGCGTCCGTGGCATCGTCGGCTGTGCCGGCCCTGCTGATCGAGGCCGGGCCGGAG
- a CDS encoding replication-associated recombination protein A, whose translation MTLFDPPAPLAERLRPRTVAEVVGQSHLLGPGRPLTRVLQSGRLGSLILWGPPGVGKTTLARLLAGEVGAHFIPLSAVSAGVKDVREATAEAERLRARGQKTILFLDEIHRFNKAQQDALLPHVESGLLTLIGATTENPSFEVNPALRSRARTLVLQALTHKEVRALLNRALSDERGLPGVTAQEDALELLARLAEGDARRALSTLEVASTLANPVTPEAITEAFGKHLPQMDKNGEDFYNLISALHKSVRGSHVDGALYWLARMVEGGADPLYVARRVVRMAAEDIGLADPQALRLCIAARDTVEFLGSPEGDLALAQAVVYLALAPKSNSVYVAWKHALDAVREGETLPVPLHLRNAPTQLMRQQGYGTGYAYYFDDPDGSFAQDYLPDGIQLDLYAPTGEGWEARVAERWRKLRDAHGEGDG comes from the coding sequence GTGACCCTGTTCGACCCCCCCGCGCCCCTGGCCGAACGCCTGCGCCCCCGCACCGTGGCGGAGGTCGTGGGGCAGTCGCACCTGCTGGGGCCGGGCCGCCCGCTGACGCGCGTGCTGCAGTCGGGGCGGCTGGGCAGCCTGATCCTGTGGGGGCCGCCCGGCGTGGGCAAGACGACCCTGGCGCGGCTGCTGGCCGGCGAGGTCGGGGCCCACTTCATCCCGCTGTCGGCGGTCAGCGCGGGGGTCAAGGACGTGCGCGAGGCGACCGCCGAGGCCGAACGCCTGCGCGCACGGGGCCAGAAGACCATCCTGTTCCTCGACGAGATCCACCGTTTCAACAAGGCCCAGCAGGACGCGCTGCTGCCGCACGTCGAGAGCGGGCTGCTGACCCTGATCGGCGCGACCACCGAGAACCCCAGCTTCGAGGTGAACCCGGCGCTGCGGTCCCGTGCCCGCACCCTGGTGTTGCAGGCGCTGACCCACAAGGAGGTGCGCGCCCTCCTGAACCGCGCCCTGAGTGACGAGCGCGGCCTGCCGGGCGTGACCGCGCAGGAGGACGCCCTGGAACTCCTGGCCCGGCTGGCCGAGGGGGACGCCCGCCGCGCCCTGAGCACGCTGGAGGTCGCCAGCACCCTGGCGAATCCGGTGACGCCGGAGGCGATCACCGAGGCCTTCGGCAAGCACCTGCCGCAGATGGACAAGAACGGCGAGGACTTCTACAACCTGATCAGCGCCCTGCACAAGAGCGTGCGCGGCAGCCACGTGGACGGCGCGCTGTACTGGCTGGCCCGCATGGTCGAGGGCGGGGCCGATCCCCTGTACGTGGCCCGGCGGGTGGTGCGCATGGCCGCCGAGGACATCGGCCTGGCCGACCCGCAGGCACTGCGCCTGTGTATCGCCGCCCGCGACACCGTGGAATTCCTGGGCAGCCCGGAAGGTGATCTGGCGCTGGCCCAGGCGGTCGTGTATCTGGCGCTGGCCCCCAAGAGCAACTCCGTGTACGTGGCGTGGAAGCACGCCCTGGACGCCGTGCGCGAGGGTGAGACGCTGCCCGTGCCGCTGCACCTGCGCAACGCCCCGACCCAGCTCATGCGGCAGCAGGGCTACGGCACCGGCTACGCCTACTACTTCGACGACCCGGACGGCTCGTTTGCCCAGGACTACCTGCCGGACGGCATCCAGTTGGATCTGTACGCCCCCACCGGCGAGGGCTGGGAAGCGCGGGTCGCCGAGCGCTGGCGCAAGCTCAGGGACGCGCACGGTGAGGGAGACGGATGA
- a CDS encoding PadR family transcriptional regulator, giving the protein MRGNDPDGNLLRGTLDFLLLASLEGGPLYGLRIIQDVQAKTGGHFAFKEGTLYPALHRLEKRGLIHAETRPSDSGGPPRKYYHLTDSGLTELRRQRDRQRAHASALRPYLELA; this is encoded by the coding sequence ATGCGAGGTAATGATCCAGATGGCAACCTGCTGCGCGGCACGCTGGACTTCCTGTTGCTTGCCAGCCTGGAAGGCGGCCCGCTGTACGGCCTGCGGATCATTCAGGACGTGCAGGCCAAGACCGGCGGGCACTTCGCCTTCAAGGAGGGCACGCTGTATCCGGCCCTGCACCGCCTGGAGAAGCGCGGTCTGATCCACGCCGAGACCCGCCCCAGCGACAGCGGCGGCCCACCGCGCAAGTACTACCACCTGACCGATTCCGGCCTGACCGAACTGCGTCGGCAGCGCGACCGGCAGCGTGCTCACGCCAGCGCCCTGCGGCCGTATCTGGAACTGGCGTGA
- a CDS encoding twin-arginine translocase TatA/TatE family subunit, which yields MPNIGAPELIMILLVALIVFGPRKLPELGKSLGAGLREFRKNTQGLKEELEGSFRDAPTAPAPAPVRSVAAADVAAVVPAAVSPAAVTPAAVTPAPEPARPTD from the coding sequence ATGCCCAACATCGGTGCCCCAGAACTCATCATGATCCTGCTCGTTGCCCTGATCGTCTTCGGGCCGCGCAAGCTGCCGGAACTGGGCAAGAGCCTGGGGGCGGGGCTGCGCGAGTTCCGCAAGAACACCCAGGGCCTCAAGGAGGAGCTGGAGGGCAGCTTCCGCGACGCGCCCACCGCTCCTGCCCCCGCGCCTGTGCGCTCGGTGGCGGCCGCGGACGTCGCGGCCGTGGTTCCCGCCGCCGTCAGCCCGGCCGCCGTGACGCCAGCGGCCGTGACGCCGGCACCGGAGCCCGCCCGCCCGACGGACTGA
- a CDS encoding NPCBM/NEW2 domain-containing protein has protein sequence MHTSTRVLLPLCLATMTLLLGACGTSARTAPDPDAVADQPWVYTAPDTAFSAQSLTPGANSLSRERMLQASNGWGPIEIDRSNGEQRAGDGRTLTIAGQTFSRGFGVHANSSATFSLAGPGATCSRFRVGMGIDDEVKGRGSVTFQIYLDGTLAYSSGVMRGQGAGRLRWADLNITGKQQLKLVVTDGGDGRSSDHADWVMPQVFCQAAGPRPRVTFGQSSVEIFHKHHATVNATFTGISGAVTLRLVPPQDFPTGGYAPGGSRPVVLETTTVTLGGAARTVPLNLAAPGLPGYFNETDGTEGRLSYPYTLVASQDGRDVASATITINEKMLRLEPSVEYPDGPLRSGVPGTFVVTMKVTPALETVEELGLGLDSSGACQEPVQVTPVGSTYLENGLLKRRYQMTCSAEYTTSLNTHVGLGDISGYREWWYWTTFGSDITVTATP, from the coding sequence ATGCACACATCCACGCGCGTCCTGCTTCCCCTGTGCCTGGCCACGATGACGCTCCTGCTGGGGGCCTGCGGTACCAGTGCCCGGACCGCCCCGGATCCGGACGCCGTGGCGGATCAGCCCTGGGTGTACACGGCCCCGGACACGGCGTTCTCTGCCCAGAGCCTGACGCCCGGCGCCAACAGCCTGAGCCGCGAGAGGATGCTGCAGGCGAGCAACGGCTGGGGGCCGATCGAGATCGACCGCTCCAACGGCGAGCAGCGGGCCGGCGACGGCCGGACGCTCACCATCGCGGGGCAGACCTTCAGCCGGGGCTTCGGCGTCCATGCGAACAGCTCGGCGACCTTCAGCCTGGCTGGCCCGGGGGCCACGTGCAGCCGCTTCCGGGTCGGCATGGGAATCGATGACGAGGTGAAGGGCCGGGGCAGCGTGACCTTCCAGATCTACCTGGACGGCACGCTGGCCTACAGCAGCGGCGTCATGCGGGGACAGGGGGCGGGGCGGCTCAGGTGGGCCGACCTGAACATCACGGGGAAGCAGCAGCTCAAGCTGGTGGTCACGGATGGGGGAGACGGCCGCAGTTCCGACCACGCCGACTGGGTCATGCCGCAGGTCTTCTGTCAGGCCGCCGGGCCGAGGCCACGCGTGACGTTCGGCCAGAGCAGCGTCGAGATCTTCCACAAGCATCACGCCACCGTGAATGCCACCTTCACGGGGATCAGCGGCGCGGTGACCCTGCGGCTGGTGCCACCCCAGGACTTCCCCACCGGCGGGTATGCGCCCGGCGGTTCCAGACCCGTCGTGCTGGAGACGACCACGGTGACCCTGGGCGGCGCGGCGCGCACCGTGCCCCTGAATCTGGCGGCCCCCGGCCTGCCCGGCTACTTCAACGAGACCGACGGCACCGAGGGCCGCCTGTCGTATCCCTACACCCTGGTCGCCAGCCAGGACGGGCGGGACGTGGCCAGCGCGACCATCACCATCAACGAGAAGATGCTGCGCCTGGAGCCGAGTGTGGAATACCCGGATGGCCCCCTGCGCTCTGGCGTGCCCGGTACGTTTGTGGTGACCATGAAGGTCACCCCGGCGCTGGAAACAGTCGAGGAGCTGGGTCTGGGCCTGGATTCCAGTGGCGCGTGTCAGGAGCCTGTCCAGGTCACGCCTGTGGGCAGTACCTATCTGGAGAACGGACTGCTCAAGCGGCGGTATCAGATGACCTGCTCTGCGGAATACACCACCAGCCTCAATACCCATGTGGGGTTGGGCGACATCTCCGGGTACCGCGAGTGGTGGTACTGGACGACCTTCGGGAGCGATATCACGGTCACCGCCACGCCCTGA
- a CDS encoding DsbA family protein, whose translation MPRCRLFAAAVFLTVGSAHAQLWQTPQATAAQAILNGYAAQGNVLTRGDSTVTLDVAGNAVVGVYVQAASLGDLARGIGAGWGLVEADLPKLQANLAAPRVLDAARQGFVDVTSDDMTDVVALKATTTGTKTVYAAYVAAKVWPDNTFPVTKNVTGRATASDTLRIFSDFQCPYCRQMWQVAAQGWEAAPDTYRAYHYQFPLTRHRNALAAAEASECASAQGKFWPYADALFAAYDTWTPLEPKAVSPLLTTYAKTTGLDTAAFTACVTAHTFRSSIDAQIRAGIAVGVQATPTVYLNGVKLDDYSDADELARVHAATTATPDAATLIDARLKLFR comes from the coding sequence ATGCCACGTTGCCGATTGTTCGCCGCCGCCGTGTTCCTGACCGTGGGCAGCGCCCACGCGCAGCTGTGGCAGACGCCGCAGGCCACCGCCGCGCAGGCCATCCTGAATGGGTACGCGGCGCAGGGCAACGTCCTGACGCGCGGAGACTCGACGGTCACGCTGGACGTCGCGGGGAATGCCGTGGTGGGCGTGTACGTGCAGGCGGCCAGCCTGGGTGATCTGGCGCGCGGCATCGGGGCGGGCTGGGGTCTCGTGGAGGCCGACCTGCCGAAGCTCCAGGCGAATCTCGCCGCGCCCCGCGTGCTGGACGCCGCCAGACAGGGGTTCGTGGACGTGACCAGCGACGACATGACCGACGTGGTCGCCCTGAAAGCCACCACGACTGGGACGAAGACCGTCTATGCGGCGTATGTGGCCGCGAAGGTCTGGCCCGACAACACGTTTCCGGTCACGAAGAACGTCACGGGCCGCGCGACCGCCTCCGACACCCTGCGGATCTTCAGCGACTTCCAGTGTCCGTACTGTCGCCAGATGTGGCAGGTCGCGGCCCAGGGCTGGGAGGCCGCCCCGGACACGTACCGCGCATACCACTACCAGTTTCCGCTGACCAGGCACCGCAACGCCCTCGCCGCCGCCGAAGCCAGCGAGTGTGCCAGCGCGCAGGGAAAGTTCTGGCCGTATGCCGACGCGCTGTTCGCCGCCTACGACACCTGGACGCCGCTGGAACCAAAGGCCGTTTCCCCGCTGCTGACCACCTATGCCAAGACCACGGGACTCGACACGGCGGCCTTCACTGCCTGCGTGACCGCGCATACCTTCAGGAGCAGCATCGACGCGCAGATCAGGGCCGGGATCGCCGTGGGCGTGCAGGCCACCCCCACCGTGTATCTCAACGGCGTGAAACTGGATGACTATAGCGACGCAGACGAACTGGCCCGCGTGCACGCCGCCACGACCGCCACCCCCGACGCCGCCACGCTGATTGACGCGCGCCTGAAGCTGTTCCGGTGA
- the paaI gene encoding hydroxyphenylacetyl-CoA thioesterase PaaI, with amino-acid sequence MTYAAALGMTVLEATPERTRVAVTVGSTGLNMHGTAHGGLIFSVADEAFAIISNQHAQAVAVETHLSFFRAVREGDLLVAVATPERVGRTLATYRVEVRRGAEGEVVALFLGTVSRRETVHPAG; translated from the coding sequence ATGACCTACGCCGCCGCCCTGGGCATGACCGTGCTGGAGGCCACGCCAGAGCGCACCCGTGTGGCCGTGACCGTGGGCAGTACGGGACTGAACATGCACGGCACCGCGCACGGCGGCCTGATCTTCAGCGTGGCCGACGAGGCGTTTGCGATCATCTCGAACCAGCACGCGCAGGCGGTCGCCGTGGAGACCCACCTGAGCTTCTTCCGCGCCGTCCGCGAGGGCGATCTGCTCGTGGCCGTCGCCACCCCGGAGCGCGTGGGCCGCACCCTGGCGACCTACCGTGTGGAGGTACGGCGCGGCGCGGAGGGCGAGGTCGTGGCGCTGTTCCTGGGGACGGTGTCGCGGCGGGAGACGGTGCACCCGGCAGGATAG